A genomic region of Solanum dulcamara chromosome 2, daSolDulc1.2, whole genome shotgun sequence contains the following coding sequences:
- the LOC129874725 gene encoding uncharacterized protein LOC129874725: MDALFAKGKEFLSSKNDDKETSNRRERTKHDDDVDNSDDRLERKPSDRSDDENDGGRPDGTGRGGGKTGGDGSGGRKMAASGGAGRGAHDPNEHKQPTTSELMASAKLVAAAAQSQLGGGVEGKPKEELDTGKLAGAAADLLSAASHYGKLGDEGIGKYIGQAEDYLHGYELNNSKPNKAAGDIGTGTTTGPKKSTSSTSPKNSSELRPRGNVKEDDDNNDNDEHGETMRKEKKMMPSKKQSSDNYDHDRDEGDDDRARGRDDHERFEESDDYHRGGHDEIEGMRRKKSDSHSHEHADEDDGRSGGGYGDYIKKAQGIFKEKDNDDPEKDDGKSGEGYDDYIKKAQCMFKKDSGDSAKDDENKTDYLKMAGSFFK, encoded by the exons atggacGCCCTTTTTGCTAAAGGAAAGGAATTTCTCAGTTCCAAAAATGATGACAAAGAAACTTCCAATCGTCGTGAAAGAACAAAACATGATGATGACGTGGATAATTCCGATGACCGCCTTGAGAGGAAACCTTCCGACAGGTCCGACGATGAAAATGATGGAGGGAGGCCCGACGGCACCGGACGAGGTGGCGGCAAGACAGGCGGGGACGGAAGTGGTGGCCGTAAAATGGCGGCAAGCGGTGGTGCCGGCCGCGGTGCTCATGATCCAAATGAGCACAAACAACCAACAACCTCTGAGCTAATGGCTAGCGCGAAGCTGGTGGCTGCAGCTGCGCAATCCCAATTAGGTGGCGGTGTCGAGGGCAAACCAAAAGAAGAGTTGGACACCGGAAAGCTTGCCGGAGCCGCCGCCGATCTTCTTTCCGCCGCTTCACATTACGGGAAACTTGGTGATGAAGGAATTGGTAAGTATATCGGACAAGCTGAGGATTATCTCCACGGCTACGAGCTTAATAATTCGAAACCCAACAAAGCTGCTGGTGATATCGGTACTGGTACCACTACCGGACCCAAAAAAAGTACTTCTAGTACATCACCCAAGAACTCATCGGAGCTCCGTCCAAGGGGCAATGTCAAAgaagatgatgataataatgataatgatgagcACGGAGAGACTATgaggaaagaaaagaagatgatGCCGTCAAAGAAACAATCCAGTGACAATTACGACCATGATCGTGATGAAGGTGATGATGATCGTGCTAGAG GACGCGACGATCATGAACGTTTTGAGGAAAGTGATGATTATCACAGAGGTGGACACGATGAAATTGAAGGAATGCGCAGGAAAAAATCTGACAGTCATAGCCACGAACATGCAGATGAAGACGATGGTCGTTCTGGAGGTGGATATGGTGATTACATCAAAAAAGCTCAAGGAATATTCAAGGAAAAAGACAATGATGATCCAGAGAAAGATGATGGTAAATCCGGTGAAGGGTATGACGATTATATAAAAAAAGCTCAATGTATGTTCAAGAAAGATTCTGGCGATTCTGCTAAGGACGATGAGAACAAAACAGATTATCTTAAAATGGCTGGAAGTTTCTTCaagtaa
- the LOC129880108 gene encoding nodulin-related protein 2-like — translation MNFISSFAKTAGGESTDETKKAGGEESGSTTELFASAKVLADAAQSQFNKDSGKIDNKKVAEAAADVLDAAQKYGKLDETQGIGQYVEKAETYLHKYGSDAPAAVSVDKPPAAAPDAEEAKVTAPASESAPAPAPASEPAPAPAPEEDKKSGGADYLKMAGDFLGKK, via the coding sequence ATGAATTTTATCTCATCTTTCGCTAAGACCGCCGGCGGCGAATCCACCGACGAGACAAAAAAAGCCGGCGGCGAGGAATCTGGTTCCACAACAGAGCTTTTCGCCAGTGCAAAAGTGTTAGCAGACGCTGCTCAAAGCCAATTCAACAAAGATTCCGGCAAAATCGATAACAAAAAAGTGGCCGAAGCAGCTGCTGATGTGCTCGACGCGGCACAGAAATACGGAAAGTTAGACGAAACTCAAGGAATTGGACAGTACGTTGAAAAAGCCGAAACTTATCTCCACAAGTACGGTTCCGATGCTCCGGCCGCTGTCTCCGTCGATAAACCTCCAGCCGCCGCACCGGATGCTGAAGAAGCAAAAGTAACAGCTCCTGCTTCGGAATCGGCTCCGGCACCAGCTCCGGCATCGGAACCGGCACCGGCACCGGCACCGGAGGAAGACAAAAAGAGTGGAGGAGCAGATTATCTTAAGATGGCTGGTGATTTCTTAGGCAAAAAGTAA
- the LOC129880109 gene encoding uncharacterized protein LOC129880109 — protein MDSEKPSSPIKDKDLFKAAESGDSSLFKSLPEEQLLKSLALRNEDARSLLHVAVSSGHTEVVKILAAADPSVSGINSGDEEGWVPLHSAASSGNVEIVKILLRRGADVNLKNDGGRTALHYAASKGRAKIAELLISHGAKINAKDKVGCTPLHRAASTGNSELCELLIEEGAEVDEVDKAGETPLMTAVVCGNKEVALLLIRHGADVDIEDKEGYTVLGRAPNDLRPVLVDAAKMMLEG, from the exons ATGGATTCGGAAAAACCCTCATCTCCAATCAAAGACAAGGATTTGTTCAAAGCTGCTGAATCTGGTGATTCATCGCTCTTCAAATCACTTCCTGAAGAACAGCTCCTCAAATCCCTCGCTCTCCGTAATGAAGATGCTCGTTCTCTCCTTCACGTTGCCGTCTCTTCTGGACACACTGAG GTGGTGAAGATTCTTGCAGCTGCTGATCCCTCAGTGAGTGGTATAAATAGTGGTGATGAAGAAGGTTGGGTGCCGTTGCACTCTGCAGCAAGCAGTGGTAATGTGGAAATTGTGAAGATTTTGCTAAGAAGAG GTGCTGATGTAAATCTGAAAAATGATGGTGGTCGCACTGCTCTTCACTATGCTGCTAGCAAGGGTCGAGCGAAAATAGCTGAACTTTTGATTTCACATGGTGCTAAGATCAATGCAAAAGACAAG GTAGGATGCACCCCATTGCATCGTGCAGCTAGCACTGGGAACTCTGAGCTGTGCGAACTATTAATTGAGGAAGGCGCTGAAGTTGATGAAGTTGACAAGGCAGGGGAAACACCGTTGATGACTGCTGTTGTATGCGGCAATAAGGAG GTAGCTTTGCTCCTCATAAGACATGGAGCAGATGTTGACATTGAGGACAAGGAAGGATACACTGTGCTTGGTCGAGCTCCTAATGATCTTCGTCCAGTATTAGTCGATGCTGCAAAGATGATGCTTGAAGGATAA
- the LOC129880110 gene encoding uncharacterized protein LOC129880110: MMAICFLQLPYLVLLFGLSRSRAKAENMTMATTTHISPMASMKQFPSNTFNLLQPFPSVFHGFQRKPPLISITAKFPSQNFSLQKFVPVSACLAILLWSSPANAGFLSGSNGIESVPGPELPKIDFLNRWNDDNQKKYAELDAKFKESPLLKQLLEKSKQNKEKNKKSIEDKYCLRGAEWGVGDCSTAGMTQEDRDSFIAMLKQKAGVE; this comes from the exons ATGATGGCCATTTGTTTTCTTCAGCTTCCCTATCTTGTTCTACTTTTTGGTCTGAGTAGAAGCAGAGCAAAAGCAGAAAATATGACTATGGCTACTACTACTCATATTTCTCCAATGGCATCAATGAAACAATTCCCTTCAAATACCTTCAATCTTCTTCAGCCATTTCCATCAGTCTTCCATGGATTTCAAAGAAAACCACCACTAATTTCAATTACTGCAAAATTCCCTTCTCAAAACTTCAGTTTACAGAAATTTGTTCCAGTTTCTGCTTGCCTTGCTATTCTTCTATGGTCCTCTCCTG ctaatgCTGGATTTCTTTCGGGTTCAAATGGAATAGAATCAGTTCCTGGCCCTGAATTACCTAAGATTGATTTTCTTAATCGCTGGAACG ATGATAATCAGAAAAAGTATGCAGAACTTGATGCAAAATTCAAAGAGTCGCCTTTGCTTAAACAGTTACTTGAGAAATCCAAGCAAAACAAAGAGAA GAACAAAAAATCAATTGAAGACAAGTATTGTTTACGAGGAGCTGAGTGGGGAGTTGGAGATTGTTCTACAGCAGGAATGACACAAGAAGATAGAGACAGCTTCATTGCCATGTTGAAGCAGAAGGCTGGTGTAGAATGA
- the LOC129880111 gene encoding uncharacterized protein LOC129880111, which translates to MYRPVAITTRGGVPTDSGDSVVTLDQVPRWIDSDVRYLYENEDPNSDYADPLSSASGSEGNANGIVSKFPVDHEINSRIYLWRGDPWNLEVDAVVNSTNENLDEAHSSPGLHAAAGPGLAEECATLGGCRTGMAKVTNAYDLPARRVIHTVGPKYAVKYHTAAENALSHCYRSCLELLIENGLQSIAMGCIYTEAKNYPREPAAHVAIRTVRRFLEKQKDKIEAIVFCTTTSSDTEIYKRLLPLYFPRDNHEEQIARLKLPADVGDENGETTTAERKIRIKPLPNAKVSSPRTPQASVDLSISNLGLSRRSSSYLGAFLDPAFMSLIKDPDQRRREQWEKTAQAQNSWNCFKMLGYGDLGGPALSAAEEYTLHSRYLAKANSLNLSEIAEMKIVYRGGVDSEGRPVMVVVGAHFLLRCLDLERFILYVIKEFEPVIQKPYSIVYFHSAASLQMQPDLGWMKRLEQILGRKHQRNLHAIYVLHPTFGLKSAIFALQLFVDNVVWKKVVYLDRLLQLFRYVPREQLTIPDFVFQHDLEVNGGKGLIVDPRTKYVYQRP; encoded by the exons ATGTATCGTCCTGTAGCAATTACTACCCGAGGCGGGGTACCTACGGATAGTGGAGATTCTGTTGTGACATTAGACCAAGTTCCGCGTTGGATTGATTCTGACGTTAGGTACTTGTATGAGAATGAAGATCCTAATTCCGACTATGCAGATCCTTTGTCATCTGCTTCAGGGTCTGAGGGAAATGCAAATGGTATCGTTTCTAAGTTTCCTGTGGATCATGAGATTAACTCCAGGATATACCTGTGGAGAGGAGACCCCTGGAATCTCGAGGTAGATGCTGTTGTTAACTCTACAAATGAG AATTTAGATGAAGCACACAGCAGCCCTGGATTGCATGCTGCTGCTGGACCTGGACTTGCAGAGGAGTGTGCCACTCTC GGAGGATGCCGGACAGGAATGGCAAAAGTTACCAATGCTTATGATCTTCCTGCTAG GAGGGTCATTCATACTGTTGGTCCGAAGTATGCGGTAAAATACCACACTGCTGCCGAGAATGCTCTAAGTCATTGCTATCGCTCTTGCCTTGAACTTCTTATAGAAAATGGACTGCAGAG CATTGCGATGGGCTGTATCTATACCGAAGCCAAAAATTATCCGCGAGAACCAGCTGCTCATGTTGCAATAA GAACTGTACGGCGGTTTCTTGAGaaacaaaaagataaaatagagGCAATCGTATTCTGTACAACTACGTCATCCGATACGGAGATATATAAAAG ATTGCTTCCTCTCTACTTCCCTCGGGATAATCATGAGGAGCAAATTgcccggttaaaacttcctgcAGATGTTGGGGATGAGAATGGAGAGACAACTACAGCTGAAcgtaaaataagaataaaaccaTTGCCAAATGCAAAAGTTTCTAGTCCAAGGACCCCCCAAGCCTCTGTTGATCTATCTATCAGTAATCTTGGTTTGTCCAGAAG GAGTTCATCCTACTTGGGTGCATTTTTGGATCCTGCTTTTATGTCCCTGATCAAAGACCCAGATCAGCGACGTAGAGAACAATGGGAAAAAACAGCCCAAGCACAAAATAGTTGGAACTGCTTTAAAATGCTTGGATATGGTGACCTTGGGGGACCTGCTTTATCAGCTGCAGAAGAATATACCCTTCATTCTAGATATCTTGCAAAAGCAAATTCTTTGAATCTTTCAGAAATTGCGGAAATGAAAATCGT TTACCGAGGAGGGGTTGATAGTGAGGGTCGTCCAGTTATGGTAGTTGTGGGAGCACATTTCCTGCTAAGATGTCTTGATCTTGAGAGATTTATTCTGTACGTAATAAAG GAGTTCGAGCCTGTGATTCAGAAGCCTTACTCAATAGTGTATTTTCATTCTGCAGCGTCTTTACAGAT GCAACCAGATCTGGGATGGATGAAGAGATTAGAACAAATACTTGGACGGAAACACCAGCGTAATCTTCAT GCAATATATGTGCTTCACCCTACCTTTGGACTGAAGTCTGCAATTTTTGCTTTGCAACTCTTCGTCGATAATGTG GTGTGgaaaaaagtagtatatcttgaTCGTCTTCTACAGCTATTCCGCTATGTTCCTCGTGAACAACTAACCATTCCAGATTTTGTATTCCA GCATGATTTGGAAGTGAATGGAGGAAAGGGCCTAATCGTTGATCCTAGAACAAAATATGTTTATCAGAGACCTTAG